The Megalobrama amblycephala isolate DHTTF-2021 linkage group LG13, ASM1881202v1, whole genome shotgun sequence genome contains a region encoding:
- the zgc:162509 gene encoding uncharacterized protein zgc:162509, with protein sequence MNSVISKTTQSLTTAEDMRNQTKLMMQPYANWEEYLTPAPLSIAILGELVFISSSTDFSINKNSPKDGYKFIKYPDSFRACLMQVCNSGWWAFNEAHTSMDQIRLHTAQVPDYMKTAVKILFQGDDEVVTAHLPDQLENIRVIADECLRLSDATEKRFTDVISIIQELLEACVNAKHFYGEEMEAIKKKLEEGKLRQQSAEETKKRTEKALGAMERELGEAHESYKKALDSLPSGWNMVGMDIVSGITQSITGLVNGVTSLITHPVRNACSAATKIADTVNNIRDQESARDMVAEINAYSKSSEILNWVQKIQQLMNVDSEDDDMDKTNKKQKMDWTKLYDQKNKTTNTDFVEKQFKRIIDDLKKIPDSPVKKQAKMLCKDGMEICKQLAKYAPDGKCDKEKSEKIIDEVLELVKSAHVFDCKSKDVTNSPAISPTPPMMQKEANKSENKSASQKATDNARFTIEQTRAQMNKTRETYEKCVENLEKNQKELTDILVTMRNCELKEIDFKTTIEMLVKGMDAMGRVKEQWEKMVRFFQMVSNIIKTSLSKTLTNFVSTSEKTQALSYNAKLFSKDLLYTQAFQACNIAGLVHMISGTYTDVSNKYLMDRVSSLGKLMAMDKSKPEFEHERQQLQNSCDEAQKGILRLVLKNKEEFDRKSTARLERIDRELLAILPAAPPEQIKSIQEAVQAGFSEEEEASYY encoded by the coding sequence ATGAATTCCGtaatttcaaaaacaactcAAAGTCTTACCACTGCTGAGGACATGAGGAACCAAACCAAACTTATGATGCAGCCCTATGCCAACTGGGAAGAGTATCTTACTCCAGCACCTCTATCCATAGCCATCCTGGGAGAGCTGGTTTTCATCTCGTCCTCAACAGATTTCTCCATCAATAAAAATTCCCCTAAAGACGGCTATAAATTCATCAAATACCCTGATTCCTTTCGTGCTTGCCTCATGCAAGTGTGTAACTCTGGTTGGTGGGCATTTAATGAGGCCCATACGAGCATGGATCAGATTCGCCTCCATACTGCCCAAGTTCCAGATTACATGAAGACAGCTGTGAAGATTCTGTTCCAAGGTGATGATGAAGTTGTCACAGCACATCTTCCTGATCAGCTGGAGAATATCAGAGTCATTGCAGATGAATGTCTGCGGTTGTCTGATGCAACTGAAAAGCGTTTCACTGATGTCATCAGTATCATCCAGGAGCTGCTAGAAGCTTGTGTGAATGCAAAGCACTTCTATGGGGAAGAGATGGAAGCAATCAAGAAGAAACTAGAAGAGGGCAAACTGAGGCAGCAGTCAGCTGAAGAAACCAAAAAAAGGACTGAGAAGGCATTAGGTGCTATGGAGAGGGAACTGGGTGAGGCTCATGAAAGCTACAAGAAAGCTCTGGATTCTCTCCCTAGCGGATGGAACATGGTTGGCATGGATATAGTTAGTGGGATAACACAGAGCATAACAGGCCTGGTTAATGGAGTTACATCTCTTATTACTCACCCAGTGAGAAATGCATGTTCTGCAGCAACAAAAATCGCTGATACTGTGAACAACATTAGAGATCAGGAAAGTGCAAGAGATATGGTTGCTGAAATAAACGCATATAGTAAGTCCTCTGAAATTTTAAATTGGGTGCAGAAAATCCAGCAGCTAATGAACGTTGATAGTGAGGATGATGACAtggacaaaacaaacaaaaaacaaaaaatggatTGGACAAAACTGTATGATCAGAAGAACAAAACTACAAACACGGATTTTGTAGAGAAACAGTTCAAAAGAATCATTGATGATTTAAAGAAAATCCCTGACTCCCCAGTAAAGAAACAAGCTAAAATGTTATGCAAAGATGGCATGGAAATATGCAAACAACTGGCAAAATATGCACCAGATGGCAAATGTGACAAAGAGAAAAGTGAGAAGATAATAGATGAGGTCTTGGAATTGGTCAAGTCGGCCCATGTTTTTGATTGCAAAAGTAAAGACGTCACAAATTCTCCAGCCATTTCTCCAACACCACCAATGATGCAAAAAGAAGCAAACAAGTCAGAGAACAAGAGTGCTTCACAGAAGGCCACAGATAATGCACGATTCACCATAGAGCAGACCCGAGCTCAGATGAACAAGACTAGAGAGACCTATGAGAAGTGTGTGGAGAACCTAGAGAAGAACCAGAAGGAACTAACTGATATCCTGGTCACTATGAGAAACTGTGAACTGAAAGAGATTGACTTCAAAACTACCATAGAGATGCTGGTCAAAGGAATGGATGCCATGGGGAGAGTGAAAGAGCAGTGGGAGAAGATGGTTCGCTTCTTTCAGATggtttctaacattataaaaacCAGCCTGAGCAAAACTCTCACAAACTTTGTCTCAACATCAGAGAAAACACAAGCCCTCTCCTACAATGCAAAGCTCTTCTCAAAAGATCTGCTGTACACTCAAGCCTTCCAAGCCTGTAACATTGCTGGTCTGGTCCATATGATCTCTGGAACATACACAGATGTTTCCAACAAGTACCTGATGGACCGTGTCAGTTCACTGGGCAAACTGATGGCCATGGATAAGAGTAAGCCAGAATTCGAGCATGAGCGACAACAGCTCCAGAACTCATGTGATGAGGCACAAAAAGGCATCTTAAGGCTTGTCCTGAAGAATAAAGAGGAGTTTGACAGGAAGAGCACTGCAAGACTTGAAAGGATCGATCGAGAGCTACTTGCCATTCTGCCCGCTGCTCCTCCAGAGCAAATCAAGAGTATTCAAGAGGCTGTTCAAGCTGGATTTAGCGAGGAAGAAGAAGCATCATACTACTGA
- the LOC125244073 gene encoding transmembrane protein 100-like, with the protein MMATSEDLSSQSNSTQTMKYDPKSQTVTLPNGLVSVAGVTVVTGGAELSCGSCMLAFGVWGTLVGLSVVALGLWDHLEYKNSGLSHLLALGLVLLLTSSSLVAVIFGLRFLMKKRRMMARRERAEANLVLVNDYAEVVLKRVTV; encoded by the coding sequence ATGATGGCAACATCCGAGGACCTTTCATCCCAGTCTAACTCGACCCAAACCATGAAATATGATCCAAAGTCTCAAACTGTAACGTTACCAAATGGGTTGGTTTCTGTGGCAGGTGTCACGGTGGTGACGGGGGGAGCGGAGCTGTCCTGTGGATCCTGTATGTTGGCCTTTGGTGTTTGGGGCACTCTGGTTGGTTTGAGTGTTGTGGCATTGGGTTTATGGGACCATTTGGAGTACAAGAACAGTGGTCTGTCACACCTTCTGGCTCTTGGATTGGTACTGCTGCTTACCAGTTCGAGTCTGGTAGCCGTGATCTTTGGCCTCCGTTTCTTAATGAAAAAGAGAAGGATGATGGCCAGAAGAGAGAGGGCAGAAGCTAATTTAGTGTTGGTTAATGATTATGCAGAAGTTGTTTTAAAAAGAGTCACGGTGTAA